In Babesia bovis T2Bo chromosome 3, whole genome shotgun sequence, the genomic window ACAAATCTGCATTTTGTATAGATCATCGAATGACGTGTCTATTTACCCTGACAGCACATAAACCTATAAGTGTCAACTAAAAATCGAAATATATACGAAAATCCTATCGGAACCAAAAGCCATTGTTTCTATAAAAATTAATTCCTCCATATTcagttgtatatataccagtTTTTGTTATAAAAATGTAACAGGGTTTTACAAATATACAAGTATGATTTCATAAAGtatctatattttaaaaaaaCAACATCGTTGCAACGTTAAGATGAACTATATAATATGACGTTTATAAAGGATTAAAAGTAGGAAAATGGTGTTTCAGGTTTTTCAATATCTATTATACTtattatattaatgaattgatataattaaaatatatccaaaTTTATAATTATTTTTACTATCTAACGAATCGTAGCACCTAGCAAAGTGAGTAACAAATGTAGTCGCCATTAAGGTGGCAAAGCATTGATATGTCAAGCTTATAGGTGAAATGTAAACAAATTAATGAACGACTGTAATTTTAAAGACCTCGGATTATCCGTCCAACATTACGCTCTGAACACTATGGAAATAGATAATGGTTTGTGATAAAAGTGTAATCTTATTGCAACAAgttgtgatatatcatgATCTCAGAATCACGTAAAAACAGATTAGAGCCTATGTGTCCTATAGAGGCAACGGATTCTGGAAAATATTGGGAAATACATTGCATATTTGAAGTGATAACAACTCTCCAAGTAGATGTTTAATTATGTCGAATCATACATTAAAATCATCATTggtacaatatatatatatatatattgattcTTACCACACTGGGATGTTTTTTGCCTAATTGTGGCGCGCCGTGTCAACACACCACCCGCAAAATTGTATGATAAACAAGTCACTAATACATAATAACCCTttaatacacattgtaACCGCTGGAATCAATCTCAAATACTGCCAAAACATTACTATGTCCTTTCTAGGAACCACACATTCATGTGACATAACATTactacacattttataatgcTATACAATGTAGTTACAACATCCATGACTAGTGTAATGTATCTGACAGAATGGATGGTATTACAAGGTCAATACCGTACATGactaaattatatataaccacGTCGGTTTGCCTTATGGTTCTTTGTTCTCTGGATATTGTAAGTCCGCTGAATTTATATATGAGTTGGACTATGATATTTCAAGGAGAAATATGGCGGCTTATTACATGTTTCGTGTACTTTGGATCATTTGGGATGACATTTTTTTGGAATCTCTATGTCCTAGTTCATTACTGCAGTTCGCTGGAAAGCATAACTATGCATAATAGGCCAGCCGATTTTCTTTGGATGCTTATATTTTCAGCTACAATGTTGTTGGTATGTTTGTCGGCATTTAATAATACGTAAATTTTAGACACTATCGCATTTCTTTAGTCACAGCGTATTTTACGGAGGCAGCATGATTAACATTCTGACATATATTTGGGGAAGAAAGAATCCCTACAATCGCGTTGGTATTATATTTCTTAACGTGCCAGCTCCATATTTGCCGTGGTAAGTTAATTAATCTATGTATCATACCACCCCTAGGGTCATGTTGGCACTCTCCCATTTCTCAGGCTCTTCTCTAACGGAAAATATTATGGGAATATTTGTGGGACATACATACTACTATTTTACTGAAGTATTTCCCACCATGCCAATAACACATGGGATTCGCCCCTTAGACACGCCGGGGTTCCTGTAAGTATAAATTTgtaaaatgtatatttgttacAGCAAAAAACTCCTCAATCAACCGTAGAGTGTCTATATTGCGTTGAATCATCAAACAATGGTTGGGCAGAGTATCAACCTATTTTTCGTAATATCGTAACCTCACGAATAAAAACTTTCTAGATACTCAATGGTTAGACTATTGCACTAGTAACCCACGAAAAGATAGTACATGGCCTCCTAATGCATGGTCATGGTTTATGTTATTCGTTAATCCATTTCACCACGAACGAGCCCAACCATCTATTATGACTATTCAAAAGTAGTCGAAAACGTTCGATTAAATGTACTTTAAACGTACAAAAGCCTGACGTTGATGTGAATCATCCAATATTTTTCAATCtcattattaaaatttGTGTCGGGTAACAAAAAGTACGAAAGTCGGTTTGTCATTTTTTTACACTGTTTCCAATAAACATTACAACATACACCATCAATACAACTGGTTTAATCCCTATAAGTAATATTAAATAACGACAATATGATTTACATTATAAGTATAAATATTACTGTATTCTGACTTATTATATGGTGGAAGGAATTTCACAAACACTTTACAAAATGGGTAGTTATAAATGCtcaatgttatatacaaatcCTTTTCATAGCCTTTTCTCATGTTGTTTGATATAAAATAAGATGTTTACTAGGAGAGGGATTGTTGATGGAAACAAATTACAACATTCTGAAAAATCTCATGACATTAGTCTCACCGATATGAAAAAGCACTTATTCTGTATGTTCGTAGACATGACATTAGTAAACAAATTCATGAGGTAAAAACGGTCTACGTAGCATTTGACAAAGGGGGAAAAGCTACTTCCGGGGAAACTCCCATAAACAAAAAATGAGAATTCTTTATGTTTTATTACTGTTTTGCACGCACGTTGTTGTTACCATTAGGACTCATATATTCATGACGACATATATGTCGGAATTCATGTTCTCAACTGGATGGGGATGAAAACTAAAATGTGAAATCAACCACATCTCCTTGTTTAATACGAAACATCGGTGCTACTGGCATCCTAATATGGCACTACAGCTAATAGAAGTAGAGTTTTGAAGTATCAGTTTATAGGGGATTCAGTAGAGATGTGGTGCATTGGTTATTACAGCATGGAATATACGTCAAAGATATCAAGGTGTATTCTTTTTTGTTCCGGTTGAGTTTTCATGTCGTGCAAGACATAGACAATCTATCTATTTATAGACAGTATTAGACATAGACGGTTATGTTATTTGTAGTGCCGCCCTATACTTCCCATTTAAATAATGCTTATTTAAGAGAACACTTTAAGGAGGATTTTAGCCCTCCACAACAACACTTCAAGTTGAAATGACGTTGGGAGAAGCCATAAATACCAGTTAACACCAACCATGTATGTACTTACTCCACTGGTGGAGATCCGCCTTGCCCATGAGTAGCTGAACTGTCGGACATTTCGCCAGCAGCAACATCGCGCTCCGCATCATTACGCCAAGTCGGTATCGTTTCTTCATGTGAATCGCTCGTTGTACGTTCAATTCGCAGTTCTTCCTGAAGCCGATCATGTTCAACAAGCTGGTGCATCTTTTGTGCTTCCCACTCCTTCCTAGCTGCATCGTTATAACAGACTTTGCTGTATTCTGACAACAGTGCCATCAATTTAGCTTTAAACTCGACATATGCAGTGTTGTTTTCTTGGACAAATTCTTGTTTGCTTGCGGAAGGTATGAGCCAATCGGGAACATTAACGACAGCAGTCAACGCGAATCTATATAATTCCCCCTTAAACAACGAATCTTTGGGAGGTTGATGGGCACTTTCTATTTCAGTATGAGGTGCCGGGAAAGGCCCCTCCAACCTAGTTATTAATCTTTCTTTGAAGTAGAGAAGGATACCAGTTTCACATACGCGTTCGTCATTCTTATCACCTGTCACCTCTGTATTATTTTCATCAGTACAAAACGATGGGCGGTTTAAGAACCCGATCATAGCATAACAACCATGTTTGTGATCCGCAGGATTGAATAGGAATGGCAGCTGAACCTTGCAATACAGCCTACGGTTGAGGAAGGACCATAAACTGCGGTCTTCCATAAGGCCACGATCAACTGGTGCTACGCTGCAATAGCTACAACCTGTACGATTACAATTGTATACGTCCCCCTGGGTCGTGATACTAGGCGTAGTCGTTTCTTTTGTTTCTTCTTCTGCCTTCACATTCTCCTGCTGCTCTATAGTTTCCGGATTTGTAGCATCCACCATTGTTATATCTGGCGTTTCATTTTCAGTCTTTTGCTGTTCAACCTTTACTGGCATATCGTAAGGAACCAAGTCATAATCTTGAACCGTTATGGCACAAGATGTCCTGAGATGCAACcagtatagatatacaGGTAGACAATAATCCAT contains:
- a CDS encoding Der1-like family protein, with the protein product MDGITRSIPYMTKLYITTSVCLMVLCSLDIVSPLNLYMSWTMIFQGEIWRLITCFVYFGSFGMTFFWNLYVLVHYCSSLESITMHNRPADFLWMLIFSATMLLTLSHFFSHSVFYGGSMINILTYIWGRKNPYNRVGIIFLNVPAPYLPWVMLALSHFSGSSLTENIMGIFVGHTYYYFTEVFPTMPITHGIRPLDTPGFLKKLLNQP